In a genomic window of Vulpes vulpes isolate BD-2025 chromosome 6, VulVul3, whole genome shotgun sequence:
- the NDUFB1 gene encoding NADH dehydrogenase [ubiquinone] 1 beta subcomplex subunit 1: MARPKAAASAGAGGWARGCPWSRGRWSRPGAALKMNVIQIVRDHWVHIFVPMGFVLGCYLDRKNDEKLTAFRNKSLLFRRELRPNEEVTWK; this comes from the exons ATGGCACGTCCCAAGGCCGCCGCTTCCGCCGGCGCCGGTGGCTGGGCTCGCGGCTGCCCTTGGTCGCGGGGTCGTTGGAGCCGCCCGGGTGCAG cactTAAGATGAACGTAATTCAGATTGTTCGTGACCACTGGGTACATATATTTGTGCCTATGGGGTTTGTCCTTGGATGTTACCTAGACAGAAAGAATGATGAAAAGCTAACTGCCTTCCGGAATAAGAGTTTGTTGTTTAGAAG GGAATTGAGACCCAATGAAGAAGTCACCTGGAAGTAA